The following coding sequences lie in one Polynucleobacter necessarius genomic window:
- the atpE gene encoding F0F1 ATP synthase subunit C, which yields MQQFLANIQGFTAICIGIIIGLGAIGACLGIALMGGKYIEACARQPELMEPLQTKMFLLAGLIDAAFLIGVGVAMLFAFANPLLAVIK from the coding sequence ATGCAACAATTTCTCGCAAACATTCAAGGTTTCACAGCGATCTGTATCGGTATCATCATCGGCCTCGGCGCGATCGGTGCTTGCTTGGGTATCGCATTGATGGGTGGCAAGTACATCGAAGCTTGCGCACGTCAACCAGAATTGATGGAGCCATTGCAAACTAAGATGTTCCTCTTGGCTGGTTTGATCGACGCTGCGTTCTTGATCGGCGTTGGTGTTGCAATGTTGTTTGCTTTCGCAAACCCACTGCTCGCAGTTATTAAGTAA
- a CDS encoding F0F1 ATP synthase subunit B — protein MNLNATLFAQMIVFFVLWWVVARFVWPPLVKALDERSSKIADGLAAAERGKEALALASNEAEQELNKARQEGVQRVAEAEKRAQMSAEEIRANAQAEAARIISQAKQDADQQVTRAREVLRAEVALLAVKGAEQILRREVDAKAHGQLLDQLKAEL, from the coding sequence GTGAATCTGAACGCGACCCTATTCGCGCAAATGATCGTTTTCTTCGTCTTATGGTGGGTTGTTGCACGCTTTGTGTGGCCACCCCTTGTTAAGGCGTTGGACGAGCGTTCAAGCAAAATTGCTGATGGCTTGGCTGCTGCAGAGCGCGGCAAAGAAGCGCTCGCATTAGCAAGCAATGAAGCAGAGCAAGAATTAAATAAGGCTCGCCAAGAAGGTGTTCAACGCGTAGCTGAAGCAGAAAAACGTGCACAAATGTCGGCCGAAGAAATTCGCGCTAACGCACAAGCTGAAGCCGCTCGAATCATTTCTCAAGCGAAGCAAGATGCTGATCAACAAGTTACACGTGCACGTGAAGTGTTGCGTGCAGAAGTTGCTCTTCTTGCAGTTAAAGGTGCCGAGCAAATTTTGCGTCGTGAAGTAGATGCAAAAGCTCATGGCCAATTACTTGACCAACTAAAGG